CCTTGAAGGGACCGACGATATCTTGAGTGATCCAGCCGCCGTAGAAGTCTCCCGCTTGAGCCTGTACCTGCTCATCGTTTAAGTAGCAGGCATCCATCTGATTGGGATAGACGGCGATGTAATGTTGGATGGCCTGAAAGGCTGGGGTGGGTTGGGGATAGCACCAGGCGGCATGCTCGGCTCGTCGGTCACCGACGGTAATGGTGAAGTAGGCGGCGGCCCCTTTCCACTCGCAGGCTGTGCGGCGGCGAGTCGGGGTGAAGTATTCCTGGCGCACGTCTTCGGGGGGAATGTAATACACCGGCGGATGGCTG
This portion of the Halomicronema hongdechloris C2206 genome encodes:
- a CDS encoding DUF427 domain-containing protein, which encodes MPISRIEPGPGQESVWDYPRPPRLEPSSRRVRVVFNDVVIADSQRTQRVLETSHPPVYYIPPEDVRQEYFTPTRRRTACEWKGAAAYFTITVGDRRAEHAAWCYPQPTPAFQAIQHYIAVYPNQMDACYLNDEQVQAQAGDFYGGWITQDIVGPFKGGAGTWGW